Proteins from a genomic interval of Sphingopyxis sp. QXT-31:
- a CDS encoding alkaline phosphatase D family protein yields the protein MHELWGQIDRRLLIKLGTAGLGALALPGAAHAMMAQGFTHGVASGEPGANSVLLWTRYAAASDARLTAEVAETPDFTKIVAGGAVTASGERDHTAKLTVDGLLPGRWYFYRFVAPDGSKSVTGRTRTLPQGPTGAFTLALFSCSNLPFGWFNAYAHANARGDIDLVAHVGDYLYEYPVGNYPSRGQLLPGREIQPAHEIVALADYRLRYAAYRADPDLQRLHQLFPMIAQWDDHEFTNDAWKGGAENHNEGEGNWTDRMAAAERAYREWMPVAETRWRDYQVGDLATIFLPETRITGRDRPFEFDEIVAGGGDATAKLKTFAETAYRDPARQMMGADQEKWLFDGFAASTKAGTRWQVCAQQVVMGSVFTPPESANWFGTDLSENIRRRVATAQAAAKAGLPLNMDAWDGYPAARGRLLAAAQKADADLVTLTGDTHNAWAYDLSEDGRPAGIEIAGQSVTSPGYESYTRGISDKTRVRAIRGASPQLKWANTQDRGYVTVALTPDKVIASWHMLETIREHRPTMKASHSMTAMRGKRMFEAV from the coding sequence ATGCACGAGCTTTGGGGCCAGATCGACCGCCGCCTGCTGATCAAGCTCGGCACCGCAGGGCTCGGCGCGCTGGCGCTGCCCGGCGCGGCGCATGCGATGATGGCGCAGGGCTTCACCCATGGCGTCGCGAGCGGCGAGCCGGGGGCGAACAGCGTGCTCCTCTGGACGCGCTACGCCGCAGCCTCCGATGCGCGCCTGACCGCCGAGGTCGCCGAGACCCCCGATTTCACGAAAATCGTCGCGGGCGGCGCGGTGACCGCCAGCGGCGAGCGCGACCATACCGCGAAGCTCACGGTCGACGGGCTTTTGCCCGGCCGCTGGTATTTCTACCGTTTCGTCGCGCCCGACGGGAGCAAGTCGGTCACCGGGCGCACGCGCACCTTGCCGCAGGGGCCGACGGGCGCCTTCACCCTCGCGCTCTTTTCCTGTTCGAACCTGCCTTTCGGCTGGTTCAACGCCTATGCGCATGCCAATGCGCGCGGCGACATCGATCTCGTCGCGCATGTCGGCGACTATCTCTACGAATATCCGGTCGGCAATTACCCCTCGCGCGGGCAGCTCTTGCCCGGGCGCGAGATTCAGCCGGCGCACGAGATCGTCGCGCTCGCCGACTATCGCCTGCGCTACGCCGCCTATCGCGCCGACCCCGACCTCCAGCGGCTGCATCAGCTGTTCCCGATGATCGCGCAATGGGACGATCATGAGTTCACCAACGACGCGTGGAAGGGCGGCGCCGAAAACCACAATGAAGGCGAAGGCAACTGGACCGACCGTATGGCCGCCGCCGAGCGCGCCTACCGTGAATGGATGCCCGTCGCCGAGACGCGCTGGCGCGACTATCAGGTCGGCGACCTCGCGACGATCTTCCTCCCCGAAACGCGGATCACCGGCCGCGACCGCCCGTTCGAATTCGACGAGATCGTCGCGGGCGGCGGCGATGCGACCGCGAAGCTCAAGACCTTCGCCGAGACCGCCTATCGCGACCCCGCGCGCCAGATGATGGGCGCCGATCAGGAGAAATGGCTGTTCGACGGCTTCGCCGCCTCCACGAAAGCGGGCACGCGCTGGCAGGTCTGCGCGCAGCAGGTGGTGATGGGCAGCGTCTTCACCCCGCCCGAATCGGCGAACTGGTTCGGCACCGACCTGTCGGAGAATATCCGCCGCCGCGTCGCGACCGCGCAGGCGGCGGCGAAGGCGGGGCTTCCCCTCAACATGGACGCGTGGGACGGTTATCCCGCCGCGCGCGGACGGCTGCTCGCCGCGGCGCAAAAGGCCGACGCCGACCTCGTCACGCTGACCGGCGATACCCACAATGCCTGGGCCTATGACCTCAGCGAGGACGGGCGCCCCGCGGGGATCGAGATCGCGGGGCAGAGCGTCACCTCGCCGGGCTATGAAAGCTATACGCGCGGCATTTCGGACAAGACGCGCGTGCGCGCGATCCGCGGCGCCTCGCCGCAGCTCAAATGGGCGAACACGCAGGACCGCGGCTATGTCACCGTCGCGCTGACGCCCGACAAGGTCATCGCGAGCTGGCATATGCTGGAGACGATCCGCGAGCACAGGCCGACGATGAAGGCCAGCCACAGCATGACCGCGATGCGCGGCAAACGGATGTTCGAAGCGGTCTAA
- a CDS encoding crotonase/enoyl-CoA hydratase family protein has protein sequence MSFEEIRLDRHEGIALLTLYRPGKMNAFTTQMMTEIVAALDECDADDGVRAVVFTGDGERAYCAGADLSAGGSTFDYDKRTDKAALLPDGTSPSPVAEDGTIDWSHPLIRDGGGRVSMRIFESKKPVLGAINGAAVGIGATMTLSMDARLASDTARYGFVFARRGIVPEAASSWFLPRLVGIQTALDWCYSGRLIPAAEAHEKGLVQSVHAPGELVDAAIAKARELTGDSAPVSVALTRHMMWRMLGAPHPMSAHRWDSRVIFARGRSPDAMEGVTSFLEKRPPNFTASVANDYPVFGEWEDAPPYG, from the coding sequence ATGAGCTTCGAAGAGATTCGCCTCGACCGGCACGAGGGCATCGCGCTGCTGACCCTGTACCGGCCCGGCAAGATGAACGCCTTCACCACGCAGATGATGACCGAGATCGTCGCCGCGCTCGACGAATGCGACGCCGACGACGGCGTGCGCGCGGTGGTGTTCACCGGCGACGGCGAGCGCGCCTATTGCGCGGGGGCGGACCTCAGCGCGGGCGGATCGACCTTCGACTATGACAAGCGCACCGACAAGGCCGCGCTGCTGCCCGACGGCACCTCGCCCAGCCCGGTCGCCGAGGACGGCACGATCGACTGGTCGCACCCGCTGATCCGCGACGGCGGCGGGCGCGTGTCGATGCGCATCTTCGAGAGCAAGAAGCCGGTGCTCGGCGCGATCAACGGCGCCGCGGTCGGCATCGGCGCGACGATGACGCTGTCGATGGACGCCCGCCTGGCGAGCGACACCGCGCGCTACGGCTTCGTCTTCGCGCGCCGCGGCATCGTACCCGAAGCGGCGTCGAGCTGGTTCCTGCCGCGCCTCGTCGGCATCCAGACCGCGCTCGACTGGTGCTATTCGGGCCGGCTGATCCCCGCCGCCGAAGCGCATGAGAAGGGCCTCGTCCAGTCGGTCCATGCCCCCGGCGAACTGGTCGATGCCGCGATCGCCAAGGCGCGCGAACTGACCGGCGACAGCGCGCCGGTGTCGGTTGCCCTCACCCGCCACATGATGTGGCGCATGCTCGGCGCGCCGCACCCGATGAGCGCGCACCGCTGGGACAGCCGCGTGATCTTTGCGCGCGGGCGCAGCCCCGACGCCATGGAAGGCGTCACGAGCTTCCTCGAAAAGCGTCCGCCCAATTTCACCGCGAGCGTCGCGAACGACTATCCCGTGTTCGGCGAATGGGAAGACGCGCCGCCCTACGGCTGA
- the purC gene encoding phosphoribosylaminoimidazolesuccinocarboxamide synthase — protein MARRRQIYEGKAKILYEGPEPGTLIQYFKDDATAFNAQKKGTISGKGVLNNRISEHVFTLLGNIGVPTHFIRRLNMREQLIRQVEIVPIEVIVRNVAAGTLSKRLGIEEGTQLPRTLIEYCYKDDALGDPLVAEEHIACFNWCSQDELHDIQDMAIRINDFMSGMFAAVGIRLIDFKLEFGRLYEGDFSRIILADEISPDGCRLWDMTTNEKLDKDRFRRDLGGEVEAYQEVARRLGLLPEGGDHAVLDLESHRKKKGS, from the coding sequence ATGGCCCGTCGCCGCCAGATCTACGAAGGCAAAGCCAAGATCCTCTACGAAGGCCCCGAACCGGGCACGCTGATCCAGTATTTCAAGGACGATGCGACCGCGTTCAACGCCCAGAAAAAGGGCACGATCAGCGGCAAGGGCGTGCTCAACAATCGGATTTCGGAGCATGTCTTCACGCTGCTCGGCAATATAGGCGTGCCGACGCACTTCATCCGCCGCCTCAACATGCGCGAGCAGCTGATCCGCCAGGTCGAGATCGTGCCGATCGAGGTGATCGTGCGCAACGTCGCCGCGGGCACGCTGTCGAAGCGGCTCGGCATCGAGGAGGGGACGCAGCTGCCCCGCACGCTGATCGAATATTGCTACAAGGACGATGCGCTCGGCGATCCGCTCGTCGCCGAGGAGCATATCGCCTGCTTCAACTGGTGCAGCCAGGACGAGCTCCACGACATCCAGGACATGGCGATCCGCATCAACGACTTCATGTCGGGGATGTTCGCGGCGGTCGGCATCCGCCTGATCGACTTCAAGCTCGAGTTCGGCCGCCTCTACGAGGGCGATTTCAGCCGCATCATCCTCGCCGACGAGATCAGCCCCGACGGCTGCCGCCTGTGGGACATGACCACCAACGAAAAGCTCGACAAGGACCGCTTCCGCCGCGACCTCGGCGGCGAAGTCGAAGCCTATCAGGAAGTCGCGCGGCGGCTGGGCCTGCTCCCCGAGGGCGGCGACCATGCGGTGCTGGACCTAGAGAGCCACCGGAAGAAGAAGGGCAGCTGA
- a CDS encoding lipoxygenase family protein — MSFESAPNVGASTPTALHAMPSASPSLPQNDSSTQKAARAAQLTATQAVYNWSTDIATLPGVPLAATVPPSNEPTIPWGITLIGILLGIARNALAVKIGGVDKGELDTPRVTYEAAIAQCDAIEASTAKIAAQHDVHNGGNIFERVIGDVEAAVEAAEHDIHVALLKGYKEALKDMIAVSDHEAAGLGSNTPRTIDAYRALFDTLPVPGIAYTFQDDDEFARLRVAGPNNMLIAAITTIPANFPITDAQYAAVVNGDTLGGALADGRLFMLDYQELSVLTPGTDGTEQKYVALPMALFAVPPGGASLVPVAIQCGQESASNPIFTPSVAADEQWGWQMAKLVVQVADGNYHELFTHLARTHLVMEAFAVATHRHLAEVHPLWALLVPHFEGTLFINNQAATSLIAAGGPIDHIFAGTITTSQLAAVDDRLAFDFYGKMLPADLAARGVDQSSTLTDYPYRDDALLVWGAIHGWAKAYVEHYYTSDADVTGDTELTAWTTTLAGEAKIRGFRAITTRAQLVDICTMLMFTASAQHAAVNFPQKSIMAFAPAVTGAAWQPAPTAQAGQTKTEWLATMPPMALALEQLNTLELLGSLYYRPLGQYYSNAFPYPAWFQDPAITAAGGPLPNFQAALVSVEAEIVARNAERMQPYTYLQPSLIPTSINI, encoded by the coding sequence ATGTCTTTCGAATCCGCGCCGAACGTAGGCGCATCGACGCCCACCGCACTCCACGCCATGCCGTCCGCCAGCCCTTCGCTGCCGCAGAACGACAGCTCGACGCAGAAGGCCGCGCGCGCCGCGCAGCTGACCGCGACGCAGGCCGTCTATAACTGGTCCACCGACATCGCGACCTTGCCCGGCGTGCCGCTCGCCGCGACGGTTCCGCCGAGCAACGAGCCGACGATCCCCTGGGGGATCACGCTGATCGGCATCCTGCTCGGCATCGCGCGCAACGCGCTGGCGGTAAAAATCGGCGGCGTCGACAAGGGCGAGCTCGATACGCCGCGCGTAACTTATGAAGCCGCGATCGCGCAGTGCGACGCGATCGAGGCCTCGACCGCCAAAATTGCTGCGCAGCATGACGTGCACAATGGCGGCAATATTTTCGAGCGCGTCATCGGCGACGTCGAGGCCGCGGTCGAAGCCGCCGAGCACGACATACATGTCGCGCTGCTCAAGGGGTATAAGGAAGCGCTCAAGGACATGATCGCGGTCAGCGACCACGAAGCCGCCGGGCTCGGCAGCAATACGCCGCGCACGATCGACGCCTATCGCGCGCTGTTCGACACGCTGCCCGTGCCGGGCATCGCCTACACCTTCCAGGATGATGACGAGTTCGCGCGGCTGCGCGTCGCGGGGCCGAACAATATGCTGATCGCTGCGATTACCACGATCCCCGCCAATTTCCCGATCACCGACGCGCAATATGCCGCGGTGGTGAACGGCGACACTTTGGGGGGTGCACTGGCCGACGGGCGGCTGTTCATGCTCGACTATCAGGAATTGTCGGTGCTGACGCCGGGCACCGATGGCACCGAGCAGAAATATGTCGCGTTGCCGATGGCGCTGTTCGCCGTGCCGCCGGGCGGCGCGTCGCTCGTGCCCGTCGCGATCCAGTGCGGGCAGGAATCGGCAAGCAATCCGATCTTCACGCCGTCGGTGGCCGCCGACGAGCAATGGGGCTGGCAGATGGCGAAGCTGGTCGTGCAGGTCGCCGATGGCAATTACCACGAGCTCTTCACCCACCTCGCGCGCACGCATCTGGTCATGGAGGCCTTCGCCGTCGCGACGCACCGCCACTTGGCCGAGGTGCATCCGCTATGGGCGCTGCTCGTCCCGCATTTCGAGGGCACGCTGTTCATCAACAATCAGGCGGCGACGTCGCTGATCGCGGCAGGAGGCCCGATCGACCATATTTTCGCAGGGACCATCACCACGAGCCAGCTCGCCGCGGTCGACGACCGGCTGGCCTTCGATTTCTATGGCAAGATGCTGCCCGCCGACCTTGCCGCGCGCGGGGTCGACCAGAGCTCGACGCTCACCGACTATCCGTACCGCGACGATGCGCTGCTCGTCTGGGGCGCGATCCACGGCTGGGCCAAGGCCTATGTCGAGCATTATTACACCAGCGACGCCGATGTGACCGGCGACACCGAGCTGACCGCGTGGACGACGACGCTGGCGGGCGAGGCGAAGATCCGGGGCTTCCGCGCGATCACGACGCGCGCGCAGCTTGTCGATATCTGCACCATGCTGATGTTCACCGCGAGCGCGCAGCACGCCGCGGTCAATTTCCCGCAAAAGAGCATCATGGCCTTCGCGCCGGCGGTGACCGGCGCGGCGTGGCAGCCGGCGCCGACGGCGCAGGCCGGTCAGACGAAGACCGAGTGGCTCGCGACGATGCCGCCGATGGCGCTTGCGCTCGAACAGCTCAACACGCTCGAGCTGCTGGGCTCGCTCTATTACCGGCCGCTCGGCCAATATTACAGCAACGCCTTTCCCTATCCGGCATGGTTCCAGGATCCGGCGATCACCGCCGCAGGCGGCCCGCTGCCGAACTTCCAGGCGGCGCTGGTATCGGTCGAGGCCGAGATCGTCGCGCGCAACGCCGAGCGGATGCAGCCGTACACCTATCTGCAGCCGAGCCTGATCCCGACGAGCATCAATATCTGA
- a CDS encoding GGDEF domain-containing protein, translated as MTGVHHWLRTRVFPPVPDAIRDDVALLRAHRVETLTPMLFLTLAATTPTAIYGGVETVHPFIRIGFPVILAVVSLPGFLILWRNRGRRMSVRRARRVIVESTWLSGTMGAMCSSWTVINWLAAPPEAQSYYAMIMAMGSLATAYCLSAIRFATFVNLGIGLVPIMLLMLTSGNPPEIAAGTSLFVATAFLLRMIVQQHDKLINLLQLQQQMRDLAHTDALTGLWNRRELDARLDQEIAAAKPGTHFAIALLDLDGFKPVNDRYGHGVGDALLCEVAARLRHACGVHAMVARQGGDEFAILVPAGSPLLETALADHLLAELAAPYRIDGAVIHVGASVGVARRPDDGGSAKKLFEVADRAVYAAKAADRASMSSVESVVQLG; from the coding sequence ATGACGGGGGTCCATCATTGGCTGCGGACGCGGGTGTTCCCGCCGGTTCCGGACGCAATTCGCGACGATGTCGCGCTGCTCCGCGCGCACCGCGTCGAGACCCTGACCCCGATGCTGTTCCTGACCCTCGCGGCGACGACGCCGACCGCCATTTATGGCGGGGTCGAGACCGTGCATCCCTTCATCCGCATCGGTTTCCCGGTGATCCTCGCGGTGGTCAGCCTGCCCGGTTTCCTGATCCTGTGGCGCAACCGCGGCCGGCGGATGAGCGTGCGCCGCGCGCGACGCGTGATCGTGGAATCGACCTGGCTGTCGGGCACGATGGGGGCGATGTGCAGCAGCTGGACGGTGATCAACTGGCTGGCCGCGCCGCCCGAGGCGCAGAGCTATTATGCGATGATCATGGCGATGGGATCGCTTGCGACGGCATACTGCCTGTCGGCGATCCGCTTCGCGACCTTCGTCAATCTCGGCATCGGGCTGGTCCCGATCATGCTGCTGATGCTAACCTCGGGTAACCCGCCCGAGATCGCGGCGGGGACCAGCCTGTTCGTCGCCACCGCCTTCCTGCTGCGCATGATCGTCCAGCAGCACGACAAGCTCATTAATCTGCTCCAGCTGCAGCAACAGATGCGCGACCTCGCGCACACCGACGCGCTGACGGGCTTGTGGAACCGCCGCGAGCTCGACGCGCGGCTCGACCAGGAGATCGCCGCGGCAAAGCCGGGCACCCATTTCGCGATCGCGCTGCTCGACCTCGACGGGTTCAAGCCGGTCAACGACCGCTACGGCCATGGCGTCGGCGATGCGCTGCTGTGCGAAGTCGCCGCGCGCCTGCGCCACGCCTGCGGCGTGCATGCGATGGTGGCGCGGCAGGGCGGCGACGAATTTGCGATCCTCGTACCCGCGGGCTCGCCTTTGCTCGAAACCGCGCTGGCCGACCATCTGCTCGCCGAGCTCGCCGCGCCCTATCGCATCGACGGCGCGGTGATCCATGTCGGCGCCAGCGTCGGCGTCGCGCGCCGGCCCGACGACGGCGGCAGCGCCAAGAAATTGTTCGAGGTCGCCGACCGCGCGGTCTATGCCGCCAAGGCCGCCGACCGCGCCTCCATGTCGTCCGTCGAAAGCGTCGTGCAATTGGGTTGA
- a CDS encoding M16 family metallopeptidase → MTFRPLLRASSALSPLALAAALALAGPAPLAAREPATAPAAATTNPQTPNPQTDAAKAWNFAASDVPVDPNIVFGVLPNGMKYALLKNSTPRDSVSLRMRFDVGSFAEADDQRGLAHFLEHMAFNGSKGVPEGEMIKLLERKGLAFGADTNASTGFDATVYQLDLPNASDDLIDTGLMLMRETASELTINPAAVDRERGIILSERRARDTYQLRSLIDQLDFQMKGMIAPNRIPVGTVEVIQAAPAARIRDLYDRYYRPERATLVMVGDFDPAAVEAKIKARFADWQGRGPAGADPDIGTIDYGRASAADDFVDPAIADGVTITAFKPWVKLPDTQAKRAKDLAEGIGEAIISRRLAKLALAEDSPILNGYFGDSNGWDVFDQVTIGATAKEGAWREAQALIEQEWRRAVEHGFTQAEVDEQLANRRTALKNAVAGVDTRRSENLANTLVEAAKGDFVVNRPETAQAQFDAVAPSLNAASVSAAFKARMQGYGAPLVRVTSKTPIEGGTGAILAALQTSQQVAVAAPAEAASTAFAYTDFGAPGKIVSDTRIEDLGIRRIRFANNVMLNIKQTDFQKDTVYLSLRIDGGSLLATKEDPTRVALAGSISLGGLEAHSRDELSTILAGRTVGSSVGSATDSFGGTARTSPEDFQLQAQLMAAYLTHPGYRADGLALIRRFLPQQYAANDATPAAVIARDAGGILANNDPRATTPPLATMLKLDWAGLKPAVADSFAHGAIEVGVVGDIDEAAAIAAIQSTFGALPARRPAFDPRPEARIREYAKDRSERTLIHKGPAEQAELRVYWPARDDSDLGEAMRLQLLSRVMQLMLTEELREKLGESYSPGAGASLSDDFPGYGHLFAASNIDYKDLATTRGAILGIAKALRDAPVDADLLDRARKPMLEAMTKARRENSYWLPYVGAATSKEARLDRSRKSLGEVEAATPAELQALAKRYLTDDKALVIRAVSDKAGGGAGS, encoded by the coding sequence ATGACTTTTCGTCCCTTGCTGCGCGCGTCATCCGCGCTGTCGCCCCTCGCCCTCGCCGCCGCTCTAGCCCTCGCCGGGCCCGCGCCACTCGCCGCGCGCGAGCCCGCGACTGCGCCTGCTGCGGCTACGACCAACCCGCAGACCCCAAATCCTCAAACAGACGCCGCCAAGGCGTGGAACTTCGCCGCCAGCGATGTCCCGGTCGATCCGAATATCGTCTTCGGCGTGCTTCCCAACGGTATGAAATATGCGCTGCTCAAAAACAGCACGCCCAGGGACAGCGTATCGCTGCGCATGCGCTTCGACGTCGGCAGCTTCGCCGAGGCCGACGATCAGCGCGGGCTTGCACATTTCCTCGAACATATGGCGTTCAACGGGTCGAAGGGAGTGCCAGAGGGCGAGATGATCAAATTGCTCGAGCGCAAGGGGCTGGCCTTCGGCGCCGACACCAACGCCTCGACCGGTTTCGACGCGACCGTCTACCAGCTCGATCTGCCGAATGCTTCGGACGATCTGATCGACACCGGCCTCATGTTGATGCGCGAGACCGCGAGCGAGCTCACCATCAACCCCGCCGCGGTCGACCGCGAGCGTGGAATCATCCTGTCCGAGCGCCGCGCGCGCGACACCTATCAGCTGCGCAGCCTGATCGACCAGCTCGATTTCCAGATGAAGGGGATGATCGCGCCGAACCGCATCCCGGTCGGCACGGTCGAGGTGATCCAGGCGGCGCCCGCGGCGCGCATCCGCGACCTTTACGACCGCTATTACCGTCCCGAGCGCGCGACGCTCGTGATGGTGGGCGACTTCGATCCCGCCGCGGTCGAGGCGAAGATCAAGGCGCGCTTCGCCGACTGGCAGGGCCGCGGCCCTGCAGGTGCCGACCCCGACATCGGCACGATCGACTATGGCCGCGCGTCGGCCGCCGACGACTTCGTCGATCCGGCCATCGCCGACGGCGTGACGATCACGGCCTTCAAGCCCTGGGTCAAATTGCCCGACACTCAGGCGAAGCGTGCCAAGGATCTGGCGGAGGGCATTGGCGAGGCGATCATCTCGCGCCGCCTCGCTAAGCTCGCGCTCGCCGAGGATTCGCCGATCCTGAACGGCTATTTCGGCGACAGCAACGGCTGGGACGTGTTCGACCAGGTGACGATCGGGGCGACCGCCAAGGAAGGCGCGTGGCGCGAGGCGCAGGCGCTGATCGAGCAGGAATGGCGCCGCGCCGTCGAGCATGGCTTCACCCAGGCCGAGGTCGACGAGCAGCTCGCCAACCGCCGCACCGCGCTCAAGAACGCCGTCGCCGGCGTCGACACGCGGCGCAGCGAAAATCTGGCGAACACGCTGGTCGAGGCGGCGAAGGGCGACTTCGTCGTCAACCGCCCCGAAACCGCGCAGGCGCAGTTTGACGCTGTGGCGCCCTCGCTGAACGCCGCGAGCGTCAGCGCCGCGTTCAAGGCGCGCATGCAGGGCTATGGCGCGCCGCTGGTGCGCGTGACGTCGAAGACGCCCATCGAGGGCGGCACCGGAGCGATCCTCGCGGCGCTCCAGACCTCGCAGCAGGTCGCGGTCGCCGCGCCCGCCGAGGCGGCGAGCACCGCCTTCGCCTACACTGACTTCGGCGCGCCCGGCAAAATCGTCAGCGACACGCGGATCGAGGATCTCGGCATCCGCCGCATCCGATTCGCCAACAACGTCATGCTCAACATCAAGCAGACCGATTTCCAGAAGGACACGGTCTATCTGTCGCTGCGCATCGACGGCGGCAGCCTGCTCGCCACCAAGGAGGATCCGACGCGCGTCGCGCTCGCGGGCTCGATCAGCCTCGGCGGCCTCGAAGCGCATAGCCGCGACGAGCTCAGCACGATCCTCGCGGGGCGCACCGTCGGCAGCAGCGTCGGCAGCGCGACCGACAGCTTCGGCGGCACCGCGCGCACCTCGCCCGAGGATTTCCAGCTACAGGCGCAGTTGATGGCGGCCTATCTGACCCACCCCGGCTACCGCGCCGACGGGCTGGCGCTGATCCGCCGCTTCCTGCCGCAGCAATATGCCGCGAACGACGCGACCCCCGCCGCGGTGATCGCGCGCGACGCTGGCGGCATCCTCGCCAACAACGACCCGCGAGCGACCACGCCGCCGCTCGCCACGATGCTGAAGCTCGACTGGGCGGGGCTGAAGCCCGCGGTCGCGGACAGCTTCGCGCATGGCGCGATCGAGGTCGGCGTCGTCGGCGACATCGACGAGGCGGCGGCGATCGCGGCGATCCAGTCGACCTTCGGCGCGCTGCCCGCGCGCCGTCCGGCCTTCGACCCGCGGCCCGAGGCGCGCATCCGCGAATATGCCAAGGACCGCAGCGAACGCACTTTGATCCACAAGGGGCCCGCCGAGCAGGCGGAACTGCGCGTCTACTGGCCCGCGCGCGACGACAGCGACCTGGGCGAAGCGATGCGGCTGCAGCTGCTGTCGCGGGTGATGCAGCTGATGCTGACTGAGGAACTGCGCGAGAAGCTCGGCGAAAGCTACAGCCCCGGCGCGGGTGCCAGCCTGTCCGACGACTTCCCCGGCTACGGCCATCTCTTCGCGGCGAGCAACATCGATTACAAGGACCTCGCGACGACGCGCGGCGCGATCCTGGGGATCGCGAAGGCGCTGCGCGACGCGCCGGTCGACGCCGACCTGCTCGACCGCGCGCGCAAGCCGATGCTCGAGGCGATGACCAAGGCGCGGCGCGAGAATAGCTATTGGCTGCCCTATGTGGGCGCCGCGACGAGCAAGGAAGCGCGCCTCGACCGCAGCCGCAAGAGCCTGGGCGAGGTGGAGGCCGCCACCCCGGCCGAACTTCAGGCGCTCGCCAAGCGCTACCTCACCGACGACAAGGCGCTGGTGATCAGGGCGGTGAGCGACAAGGCGGGGGGCGGGGCGGGAAGCTAG
- the bfr gene encoding bacterioferritin has product MKGDEKVIDFLNEALKNELTAINQYWLHYRMLDNWGVAKLAHFEREESIDEMKHADKLADRILFLGGLPNFQMLGRLRVGETVEEILKADLALEEEAIPLLKDAIAHSESVRDYVSRDLFADILESEEHHVDELEKQFEMIERMGIENYIQLQSKSVGDD; this is encoded by the coding sequence ATGAAGGGCGACGAAAAGGTCATCGATTTCCTCAACGAGGCGCTCAAGAACGAGCTGACCGCGATCAACCAGTACTGGCTGCACTATCGCATGCTCGACAATTGGGGCGTCGCGAAGCTCGCGCATTTCGAGCGCGAGGAATCGATCGACGAGATGAAGCACGCGGACAAGCTGGCGGACCGCATCCTTTTCCTGGGCGGCCTGCCCAATTTCCAGATGCTCGGCCGCCTGCGCGTCGGCGAGACCGTCGAGGAGATACTGAAGGCCGACCTCGCGCTCGAGGAAGAAGCGATCCCGCTGCTCAAGGATGCGATCGCGCATTCGGAAAGCGTGCGCGACTATGTCAGCCGCGACTTGTTTGCCGACATCCTCGAAAGCGAAGAGCATCATGTCGACGAACTCGAGAAGCAGTTCGAGATGATCGAGCGCATGGGAATCGAAAATTACATCCAGCTGCAGTCAAAGTCGGTTGGCGACGATTGA
- a CDS encoding (2Fe-2S)-binding protein: MVVCVCNAIRESQLRDVARNGDVRCAKAAYAQLGRKPKCGQCLPFARNIISDVAATA; this comes from the coding sequence ATGGTCGTCTGTGTCTGCAACGCAATAAGGGAAAGCCAGCTGCGCGACGTCGCGCGGAATGGCGACGTGCGGTGCGCCAAGGCGGCCTATGCGCAATTGGGTCGCAAACCCAAGTGCGGCCAGTGCCTGCCTTTCGCTCGCAATATCATCAGCGACGTCGCCGCGACCGCCTGA
- the purS gene encoding phosphoribosylformylglycinamidine synthase subunit PurS, whose amino-acid sequence MKVQVYVTLKPGVLDPQGKAIHHALEGLGFGGVSDVRAGRFIELEVADDTSDADLDAMCAKLLANTVIENYRIQRA is encoded by the coding sequence ATGAAAGTCCAGGTCTATGTGACGCTCAAGCCCGGGGTGCTCGACCCGCAGGGCAAGGCGATCCATCACGCGTTGGAAGGCCTCGGCTTCGGCGGCGTCAGCGACGTGCGCGCAGGCCGCTTCATCGAGCTCGAGGTCGCCGACGACACCAGCGACGCCGATCTCGACGCGATGTGCGCGAAGCTGCTCGCGAACACGGTGATCGAAAACTACCGCATCCAGCGCGCCTGA